From a single Intestinibaculum porci genomic region:
- a CDS encoding RNA polymerase sigma factor translates to MYIQNIREYIYLARCGDADAYDEVFHYYRILAYKVTRTYTEGNIDVYNHLLSGFEYVLSQYEGYSQSSFATYAFTCLKHRALQLYNRMHKQAEISLEQPVNDDESKRMIDIVAEEKTTYNPLAHISKIADEEAFQKFLEKYVNPDHQMVIKLHNEGFTTDEIAKRTHFSPGNIYNIIYRVEKQYREYKQRKNQKMVDFSSNKKTKDI, encoded by the coding sequence ATGTACATTCAAAATATTCGCGAATATATCTATTTGGCCCGCTGCGGCGATGCCGATGCTTATGATGAAGTATTTCATTATTATCGCATTCTGGCCTATAAAGTGACCCGGACGTATACGGAGGGGAATATCGATGTTTATAATCATCTGTTAAGCGGTTTTGAGTATGTTTTATCACAATATGAAGGATACTCGCAAAGCAGTTTTGCAACGTATGCTTTCACCTGTTTAAAACATCGGGCGCTTCAGTTGTACAACCGGATGCATAAGCAGGCTGAAATCTCCTTGGAGCAGCCGGTGAATGATGATGAGTCAAAGCGGATGATCGATATTGTGGCGGAAGAGAAAACCACTTATAATCCACTTGCTCATATCAGCAAGATCGCCGATGAGGAAGCGTTTCAGAAGTTTTTAGAGAAATATGTGAACCCTGATCATCAAATGGTGATTAAGCTCCATAATGAAGGTTTTACGACCGATGAAATTGCGAAAAGGACACATTTTAGTCCGGGCAATATTTACAATATTATCTATCGGGTGGAAAAACAGTATCGTGAATATAAACAACGGAAAAATCAAAAAATGGTAGATTTTTCCAGCAACAAAAAGACAAAAGATATTTGA
- the rlmB gene encoding 23S rRNA (guanosine(2251)-2'-O)-methyltransferase RlmB yields the protein MKQWIYGRNTVRELIKNHKASQVFIVRNTNDDLIKLCKDNHVKMRIGEKKEMISLVGNVAHQGVACETEGYDYATIEEILSSVPKGKQPCLLMLDGLEDPHNLGAILRTCDAVGVDGVIIGKKRSVSLNATVAKVSTGAIDHVKVAQVTNLTRTLDALKKQGFWAVACENENSQDYRQVDYNMPLVLVIGSEGFGISRLLKSHCDLNVVLPMVGHVTSLNASVATAVLLYQVYNSRHPL from the coding sequence ATGAAACAGTGGATCTACGGCCGCAATACGGTCAGAGAATTAATTAAAAATCATAAAGCCAGTCAGGTATTTATTGTCCGCAACACCAATGATGATCTGATCAAGCTTTGTAAAGATAATCATGTGAAAATGAGGATTGGCGAGAAGAAAGAAATGATCAGCTTAGTTGGCAATGTGGCTCATCAGGGCGTAGCCTGTGAAACCGAAGGGTATGACTATGCGACTATTGAAGAGATCTTAAGCAGTGTTCCGAAGGGGAAACAACCGTGCCTGTTAATGTTAGATGGCTTAGAAGATCCCCATAACTTAGGAGCGATTTTAAGAACCTGTGATGCCGTTGGTGTCGATGGGGTCATCATTGGCAAGAAACGTTCGGTCTCTTTAAATGCGACGGTCGCAAAAGTTTCTACTGGGGCCATCGATCATGTGAAAGTGGCTCAGGTGACGAACTTAACCCGCACCTTAGATGCTTTAAAGAAGCAGGGATTCTGGGCGGTTGCCTGTGAGAATGAAAATTCCCAGGATTACCGTCAGGTTGATTACAATATGCCTTTGGTTTTAGTCATCGGCTCGGAAGGTTTTGGCATTTCCCGTTTGTTAAAATCACATTGCGATTTGAATGTGGTCTTACCAATGGTGGGGCATGTCACTTCCCTGAATGCCTCAGTGGCGACAGCCGTTTTGTTATATCAGGTCTATAATTCACGTCATCCTCTTTAG
- a CDS encoding Mini-ribonuclease 3 yields MRPELLNALTLAYLGDALFEVYIREYLILEKGITKPNDLQKASVSYVSAVAQAYFMKVARESGFLTPEELAIYKRGRNTKAHNKSHSRTLTHNQSSGFEALIGHLYLIGNQQRIDEIVTYYKQVIESKEEQEKI; encoded by the coding sequence ATGCGTCCAGAACTGCTTAACGCCTTAACGTTAGCTTACTTAGGTGATGCTTTATTTGAAGTTTATATCCGAGAATATCTGATATTAGAAAAAGGCATCACGAAACCTAATGACCTGCAGAAAGCCTCCGTCTCTTATGTTTCAGCGGTGGCGCAGGCCTACTTTATGAAAGTCGCACGAGAAAGCGGCTTTCTGACTCCGGAAGAACTCGCTATTTATAAGCGTGGCCGCAATACCAAAGCGCATAATAAATCGCATAGCCGGACCTTAACGCATAACCAGTCATCAGGTTTTGAAGCCTTAATTGGGCATCTCTACCTGATTGGCAATCAGCAGCGTATTGATGAAATTGTGACCTATTACAAACAAGTTATTGAATCAAAAGAAGAGCAGGAAAAAATATGA
- the glgA gene encoding glycogen synthase GlgA: MRIVFAGSEAQPFIKSGGLADVLGSLPKALAAKGNECYVILPKYQDLKMPEALEYVTNFYLWVGWRRCYCGVFKAVVDGVTYFFVDNEQYFRRPGLYGYDDDYERFAFYDFAVLECLSRLDIMPDILSLHDWQAAMIAPLYKERYCYYDFYGGVKVTFTIHNIAYQGKCDPFLLQDLFGLDNYLYYNGNIRNDGCMNMMKAAIVYSDAITTVSPTYAEEILTDAYGEGLQSILKMRRYDLYGILNGIDYDAINPATDPAIAFNYDATDVKEKKVENKLALQREVGLPENPDVPLIGIVTRLTWQKGLDLIINRFEELMKRDVQVVILGAGDQKYEGPLKGFAGYHNQKFSLNLKYDANLAMRIYASSDMFLMPSLFEPCGLSQMMALRYGSVPIVRETGGLKDTVFPYNEYEDTGTGFSFSNYNAHEMLHVIDYAIHVYREDRPAWDRIVQRGMAEKLDWEKSSEEYLKVFSSLMR, from the coding sequence ATGAGAATTGTTTTCGCTGGATCAGAAGCACAGCCTTTCATTAAATCCGGCGGTTTGGCTGATGTCTTAGGCTCTTTGCCTAAGGCTTTAGCGGCCAAAGGCAATGAATGTTATGTGATTCTGCCTAAATATCAGGATCTGAAAATGCCGGAAGCCCTCGAATATGTCACAAACTTTTATTTATGGGTCGGCTGGCGTCGCTGCTATTGCGGTGTGTTTAAAGCCGTAGTCGATGGCGTGACGTATTTCTTCGTGGACAACGAACAGTATTTCAGAAGACCTGGACTCTATGGCTATGATGATGACTATGAACGTTTCGCATTTTATGACTTTGCCGTTTTGGAATGCTTATCACGTTTAGACATCATGCCTGATATTCTTTCTTTACATGACTGGCAGGCCGCAATGATTGCCCCATTATATAAAGAAAGATATTGTTACTATGATTTCTATGGCGGCGTGAAAGTTACTTTCACGATCCATAATATCGCTTATCAGGGCAAATGTGATCCCTTCTTATTACAGGATCTCTTTGGCTTAGATAACTATCTCTATTACAATGGCAATATTCGTAATGATGGCTGTATGAACATGATGAAAGCTGCTATTGTTTATAGTGATGCGATTACGACAGTATCCCCAACGTATGCAGAAGAAATCTTAACCGATGCATATGGTGAAGGTTTACAATCCATCTTAAAGATGCGCCGTTATGATTTATACGGCATCTTAAATGGGATCGATTATGATGCGATCAATCCGGCAACGGATCCCGCCATCGCATTCAACTACGATGCCACGGACGTCAAAGAAAAGAAAGTCGAAAATAAATTAGCCCTTCAGCGTGAAGTCGGCTTGCCAGAAAATCCGGATGTTCCACTCATTGGGATCGTGACCCGTTTAACCTGGCAGAAAGGTCTCGATCTGATTATCAACCGTTTCGAAGAACTGATGAAACGTGATGTGCAGGTTGTGATCCTTGGCGCTGGTGATCAGAAATATGAAGGACCGCTCAAAGGCTTTGCCGGTTATCATAATCAGAAGTTCTCACTGAACTTAAAGTATGATGCCAATTTAGCAATGCGGATCTACGCTTCGAGCGATATGTTCCTGATGCCATCGTTATTTGAACCATGTGGTCTTTCCCAGATGATGGCGCTACGTTATGGCAGTGTTCCCATCGTTCGTGAAACTGGCGGCCTAAAAGATACCGTCTTCCCATATAACGAATATGAGGATACTGGCACTGGTTTTAGTTTCAGTAATTACAATGCCCATGAAATGCTGCACGTGATTGATTATGCGATTCACGTTTATCGTGAAGATCGTCCTGCCTGGGACCGCATTGTTCAGCGTGGCATGGCTGAAAAGCTGGACTGGGAAAAATCAAGTGAAGAATATCTGAAAGTCTTCTCATCCCTCATGAGATAG
- the cysS gene encoding cysteine--tRNA ligase, whose amino-acid sequence MKIFNSYTNKKEEFKPIEPGKCGIYVCGPTVYNYVHIGNTRPMIVFDVLRRTLEYLGYDVTFVSNYTDVDDKIIKKAKEEGVSEKELTEKYIKAYEDVRDGLNIEKPTFTPRVTQTMDKIIAFIADLIDKGYAYEADGDVYFRVPKIDDYGTLSGIKVDDLVNGASQRTATADDAKKESPLDFALWKKTDEGIQFDSPWSKGRPGWHTECVVMINDIFGRGNIDIHGGGHDLKFPHHENEIAQSEAFSHTHLANYWVHNQMININGEKMSKSLGNVLWAKDLLAQLGTNVYKWLMLSTHYRNPLNFTDDVLANVKKEVSKVENVVRQASLYLVTHKVPAADYDKATVDHMVDALSDDLNTSLALTEILDQVKVVNSVMRVKDKDDAKIATAYATLMKMQDVMGFAFKGVEMSDEDIDLYNKWQALKKEKNFEEADKLRATLTERGIL is encoded by the coding sequence ATGAAAATTTTTAATTCCTATACCAATAAAAAAGAAGAGTTTAAACCTATTGAACCCGGCAAGTGCGGAATTTATGTCTGCGGACCAACGGTATACAACTATGTGCATATCGGAAATACCCGTCCAATGATTGTTTTTGATGTCTTACGTCGTACTTTAGAATATCTTGGCTATGATGTTACGTTTGTCTCTAACTATACGGATGTCGATGATAAGATCATCAAGAAAGCCAAAGAAGAAGGCGTGAGTGAAAAAGAATTAACGGAAAAATATATTAAAGCTTATGAAGATGTCCGTGATGGCTTAAACATTGAAAAGCCAACCTTTACGCCTCGTGTTACCCAGACGATGGATAAGATCATTGCTTTTATTGCGGATCTGATTGATAAAGGATACGCTTATGAAGCCGATGGTGATGTTTATTTCCGAGTTCCTAAGATTGATGATTATGGAACATTATCAGGGATCAAAGTTGATGACTTAGTTAATGGGGCATCCCAGCGTACAGCGACAGCTGATGATGCTAAAAAAGAATCTCCATTAGACTTTGCGTTATGGAAAAAGACCGATGAAGGGATTCAGTTTGATTCTCCTTGGTCAAAAGGCCGTCCTGGCTGGCATACGGAATGTGTGGTTATGATTAATGATATCTTCGGCCGCGGCAATATTGATATTCATGGCGGCGGCCATGACTTAAAGTTCCCGCATCATGAAAATGAAATTGCGCAGTCAGAAGCCTTCTCTCATACGCATTTAGCGAATTACTGGGTGCATAACCAGATGATTAATATCAATGGGGAAAAGATGTCTAAATCTTTAGGCAATGTCTTATGGGCAAAAGATTTATTAGCGCAGTTAGGCACGAATGTGTATAAGTGGTTAATGTTATCAACACATTATCGTAATCCTTTAAACTTTACCGATGATGTTTTAGCCAATGTGAAGAAAGAAGTCAGCAAAGTGGAAAACGTGGTCCGTCAGGCTTCTCTTTACTTAGTAACACATAAAGTCCCAGCCGCTGATTATGATAAAGCGACGGTGGATCATATGGTGGATGCATTAAGTGATGACTTAAATACTTCCTTAGCTTTAACAGAAATCTTAGATCAGGTAAAAGTCGTTAACTCAGTGATGCGTGTCAAAGATAAAGATGATGCGAAAATCGCAACGGCTTATGCAACGTTAATGAAGATGCAGGATGTCATGGGCTTTGCCTTCAAAGGTGTTGAAATGAGCGATGAAGATATCGATCTTTACAACAAATGGCAGGCTTTAAAGAAAGAAAAGAACTTTGAAGAAGCCGATAAACTGCGTGCTACATTAACTGAAAGAGGCATTTTATAA
- the glgD gene encoding glucose-1-phosphate adenylyltransferase subunit GlgD produces MAKVIGLVNLHSDIELKGLTERRPVASVSFLGRYGIIDFVLSNFSNSQIDNVGILIKEKPRSLFKHMANGNAWNFNSKRGGVSLLYDEKYANNNMYNHDINNILENIAFIEKNKPDYIVIAPAHIITTMDYSEVVEAHRKSGADITMVYKKIKNADERFIGSDYLKVKNGVVEAIEKNKGNAKNRAISLETYVFSREALLKLLKEAQNVSAFFNLKDILSYALDEKKIDAYEFKGFADIIDSFESYYRVSLDFLNIEVSTQVFKTNWPIYTNTNDTPPTKYKKNAEVKNVFVANGAIIDGTVNNCIIGREVKIGKGAVVKNSIIFTGAEVKPGAVVENAVIDKDAIIQNKKEIKGTPEAPLYVKEGDKV; encoded by the coding sequence ATGGCTAAAGTAATTGGACTTGTTAATTTACATTCCGATATCGAATTAAAAGGATTAACAGAAAGAAGACCAGTGGCATCTGTAAGCTTCCTTGGTCGTTATGGAATTATTGACTTTGTTTTATCAAACTTCTCTAATTCCCAAATTGATAATGTGGGGATTCTGATCAAAGAAAAACCAAGATCATTATTCAAACATATGGCAAATGGTAATGCCTGGAACTTCAACTCTAAACGTGGTGGGGTATCTTTACTTTATGATGAAAAGTATGCCAACAATAATATGTACAACCACGATATTAACAATATCTTAGAAAATATTGCGTTTATTGAAAAGAATAAACCAGATTATATCGTGATTGCCCCAGCGCATATTATTACGACTATGGATTATAGTGAAGTGGTAGAAGCTCATCGTAAATCTGGTGCGGATATTACCATGGTTTATAAGAAAATCAAAAATGCGGATGAACGTTTCATCGGTTCCGACTACCTGAAAGTGAAAAACGGTGTCGTTGAAGCAATTGAAAAGAATAAAGGCAACGCCAAGAATCGCGCCATTTCTCTGGAAACATATGTTTTCTCAAGAGAAGCATTATTAAAATTATTAAAAGAAGCCCAGAATGTTTCTGCTTTCTTTAACTTAAAAGATATCTTATCTTATGCTTTAGATGAAAAGAAGATCGACGCTTACGAATTCAAAGGCTTTGCGGATATTATCGATTCCTTTGAATCTTACTACAGAGTCAGCTTAGATTTCTTAAATATCGAAGTGTCTACCCAGGTATTTAAGACCAACTGGCCAATCTATACAAATACCAACGATACACCACCAACAAAATATAAGAAGAACGCCGAAGTGAAGAATGTTTTCGTAGCTAATGGTGCGATCATCGATGGAACAGTGAATAACTGTATTATCGGTCGTGAAGTGAAAATTGGTAAAGGTGCCGTTGTGAAGAACTCTATTATTTTCACCGGTGCGGAAGTTAAACCTGGTGCCGTTGTGGAAAATGCAGTCATCGATAAAGATGCCATTATCCAGAACAAGAAAGAAATCAAAGGCACACCTGAAGCACCTCTTTATGTCAAAGAAGGAGATAAAGTTTAA
- a CDS encoding class I SAM-dependent rRNA methyltransferase, with protein sequence MQKVTVTLKKGEGRTLNRGGLWVFDNEIDAISGPFTDGDLVNVEAFNHYPLGQGYINTHSKIRIRLLSRSLDTTIDQAFIDERVRNAIAYRLHTGDTSSCRLIFGESDFLPGITVDKYEDVCVLQALTLGAEKLKMMVVKALQTVFAECAWPLKGVYERSDARERDKEGLPRVKGFLTEPFETKFVITENGVKYNIDIENGQKTGFFLDQKYNRLAIHKIAQGAKVLDCFTYIGTFALNAGIAGADFVLGVDASDLAVELANENAKLNHLEDTVHFETHDVFDFLPELIEQGESYDVVILDPPAFTKSKSSIKKAMRGYREINRQGLKLVRDGGFLVTCTCSHFMDNETFKKAIDQAARSVNKRLAQVEFRQQASDHPILWGNEDSSYLKFYIFQVTEDM encoded by the coding sequence ATGCAAAAAGTAACAGTAACATTGAAAAAGGGTGAAGGCCGCACCCTCAATCGCGGCGGCCTCTGGGTTTTCGATAACGAAATCGATGCGATTTCCGGTCCATTTACCGACGGTGATTTGGTGAATGTGGAAGCCTTCAACCACTATCCGCTCGGTCAGGGCTATATTAATACCCATTCAAAAATCAGAATTCGCTTATTATCGCGTTCTCTCGATACGACAATTGATCAGGCTTTTATTGATGAACGCGTCCGTAACGCGATCGCTTATCGTCTCCATACCGGCGACACAAGCAGCTGTCGCTTAATCTTTGGCGAATCTGATTTCTTACCAGGCATCACAGTTGATAAGTATGAAGACGTCTGCGTCTTACAGGCTTTAACCTTAGGCGCTGAAAAATTGAAAATGATGGTTGTCAAAGCCCTGCAAACCGTTTTTGCAGAATGCGCATGGCCGTTAAAAGGCGTCTATGAACGTTCTGATGCCAGAGAGCGCGATAAGGAAGGCTTACCACGTGTCAAAGGCTTTTTAACCGAGCCTTTCGAAACCAAATTTGTCATTACCGAAAATGGTGTCAAATACAATATCGATATTGAAAATGGTCAAAAGACTGGTTTCTTCCTTGATCAGAAATACAATCGTTTAGCTATTCATAAGATCGCTCAAGGCGCGAAAGTTTTAGACTGCTTTACCTATATTGGAACCTTTGCCCTCAATGCCGGGATTGCCGGAGCTGACTTTGTACTTGGCGTTGATGCGAGTGATCTAGCCGTTGAACTTGCAAACGAAAATGCGAAACTGAATCATTTAGAAGACACCGTTCATTTTGAAACCCATGATGTCTTTGATTTCTTACCAGAATTAATCGAGCAGGGAGAAAGCTATGACGTTGTCATCCTCGATCCGCCCGCTTTTACCAAATCAAAGAGTTCTATCAAAAAAGCCATGCGCGGTTATCGTGAAATCAATCGTCAGGGCTTAAAGTTAGTTCGTGATGGCGGCTTCTTAGTCACTTGTACATGTTCTCATTTCATGGATAATGAAACATTTAAAAAAGCGATTGATCAGGCTGCTCGCTCGGTCAATAAACGCTTAGCCCAGGTAGAATTCCGTCAGCAGGCTAGCGATCATCCGATTCTTTGGGGAAATGAAGATTCTTCTTATTTAAAATTTTATATTTTCCAAGTCACGGAAGACATGTAG
- a CDS encoding leucine-rich repeat domain-containing protein, which translates to MMKKILLLILFLVMGVSPVYAYDDVYDHQEYWKYYNEKEQDRETIPAYDIDMFRADYRSTHEESDYLYYLMRKHKTGGFTYRYHLDFKPERLKKLYTSPAIDNPYIHGVDVLGYDARLKTIDFKKLTRQKGYIRRIGANAFAHTKLTSITVPDSVEYVGKNAFGFLKVKKSPYLIKQKGIYKYYFVSGKKRIQPSDVTALYYRGTQAKLDGGKSGAMKTIPQKDSENKSPSYVMTLKKGQSVFLNGYIKVKNKYFPISYKQVNQLSERKYKHYVKFYKGKLTALKKGGEFITIVPMAGVYNISYAIEVKVV; encoded by the coding sequence ATGATGAAAAAGATCCTTTTATTGATTTTATTTTTGGTGATGGGAGTTTCACCGGTGTATGCCTATGATGATGTATATGATCATCAGGAGTATTGGAAATACTATAATGAAAAAGAGCAGGATCGGGAAACGATCCCTGCTTATGACATTGATATGTTTCGGGCAGACTATCGTTCAACGCACGAAGAAAGTGATTATTTGTATTATCTGATGCGGAAACATAAGACGGGCGGTTTTACTTATCGTTATCATCTTGATTTTAAGCCTGAGCGGCTGAAAAAATTATATACGTCGCCAGCCATAGACAATCCTTATATTCATGGTGTCGATGTCTTAGGTTATGATGCTCGTTTGAAAACGATTGATTTTAAAAAATTAACGCGTCAAAAAGGGTATATCCGCAGGATTGGGGCGAATGCTTTCGCCCATACGAAGCTTACATCGATCACGGTACCAGATAGTGTGGAATATGTTGGAAAAAATGCCTTTGGGTTTCTTAAAGTTAAGAAATCCCCCTATCTGATCAAACAAAAAGGTATTTATAAGTATTACTTTGTATCCGGGAAAAAACGTATTCAGCCAAGTGATGTTACGGCATTATATTATCGCGGCACGCAGGCTAAACTCGATGGGGGAAAGAGTGGCGCGATGAAAACAATTCCGCAAAAGGATTCTGAAAATAAATCTCCATCTTATGTTATGACATTAAAAAAGGGACAAAGTGTGTTTTTGAATGGATATATCAAAGTGAAAAACAAATATTTCCCGATCTCTTACAAGCAGGTGAACCAGCTATCCGAGCGGAAATATAAACACTATGTGAAATTTTATAAGGGGAAATTAACGGCCTTAAAGAAAGGCGGCGAATTCATCACCATTGTACCAATGGCGGGGGTTTATAATATAAGCTATGCAATTGAGGTAAAAGTTGTTTAA